Proteins from a genomic interval of Pseudomonas versuta:
- the lpxC gene encoding UDP-3-O-acyl-N-acetylglucosamine deacetylase, protein MIKQRTLKNIIRATGVGLHSGEKVYLTLKPAPVDTGIVFCRADLDPVVQIPARAENVGETTMSTTLVNGDTKVDTVEHLLSAMAGLGIDNAYVELSASEVPIMDGSAGPFVFLIQSAGLEEQDAPKKFIRILREVTVEDGDKRATFVPFEGFKVSFEIDFDHPVFRNRTQSATVDFSSTSFVKEVSRARTFGFMSDIEYLRKHNLALGGSVENAIVVDANGVLNEDGLRYEDEFVKHKILDAIGDLYLLGNSLIGEFKGFKSGHALNNQLLRKLIEQKDAWEVVTFEDASTAPISYMRPVAAV, encoded by the coding sequence ATGATTAAACAACGCACCCTGAAAAATATTATCCGTGCCACAGGTGTCGGCCTGCACTCCGGTGAGAAGGTCTATCTGACCCTCAAGCCTGCGCCTGTGGATACCGGCATCGTGTTTTGTCGTGCAGACCTTGACCCTGTTGTGCAGATTCCTGCCCGCGCGGAAAACGTCGGCGAGACAACGATGTCGACCACGTTGGTCAACGGCGATACCAAAGTAGACACGGTAGAGCATTTGCTCTCGGCCATGGCTGGCCTGGGCATCGATAACGCCTACGTCGAACTCTCCGCGTCTGAAGTCCCGATTATGGACGGTAGCGCCGGACCTTTCGTGTTTCTGATTCAATCTGCCGGCCTGGAAGAACAGGACGCGCCGAAGAAGTTCATCCGTATCCTGCGTGAAGTGACAGTGGAAGATGGCGACAAGCGCGCCACTTTCGTCCCTTTCGAAGGCTTCAAGGTGAGCTTCGAGATCGATTTCGATCACCCGGTTTTCCGTAACCGTACCCAAAGCGCAACCGTGGATTTTTCCAGCACTTCGTTTGTAAAAGAAGTCAGCCGCGCGCGTACTTTCGGTTTCATGAGTGACATCGAGTACCTGCGCAAGCACAACCTCGCACTCGGCGGTAGCGTTGAAAACGCGATCGTGGTCGATGCCAATGGAGTACTGAACGAAGACGGTCTTCGCTATGAAGACGAATTCGTGAAGCACAAAATTCTCGACGCTATTGGCGACCTCTACCTGTTGGGCAATAGCCTGATTGGTGAGTTCAAGGGCTTCAAGTCTGGCCATGCTCTGAACAACCAGCTGCTTCGCAAGCTGATTGAACAGAAAGATGCATGGGAAGTCGTGACCTTTGAAGACGCCAGCACAGCACCGATCTCGTACATGCGTCCGGTTGCGGCAGTTTAA